AGGGCGAGGACGCGCGGGCCGGCCGCTGGGCCGGGCGGGGCAAGACCGAGTGCGGACTGCACGGCTGATGACGACGACCAGCGAAGAACTTACGGAGACAGAGCAGATGAGCGTGAGCGACCAGGGCGCCACCGTGTGGCTGACCGGGCTGCCGAGCGCGGGCAAGACCACCATCGCCTACGCGCTGGCCGAGCGGCTGCGCGCCGAAGGCCACCGCGTGGAGGTCCTCGACGGTGACGAGATCCGCGAATTCCTCTCCGCGGGCCTGGGCTTCACCCGCGAGGACCGGCACACCAACGTGCAGCGGATCGGCTTCGTCGCCGAACTCCTCGCGAGCAACGGCGTCAAGGCGCTGGTGCCGGTGATCGCGCCGTTCGCGGACAGCCGTGAGGCCGTCCGGGGGCGCCACGCGACCACCGAGACGAACTACCTCGAAGTACACGTGGCCACCCCGGTCGAGGTGTGCTCCGAGCGTGACGTGAAGGGCCTGTACGCCAAGCAGGCGGCGGGCGAGATCTCCGGTCTGACCGGGGTCGACGACCCGTACGAGGCGCCGGTGTCCCCGGACCTCCGTATCGAGTCGCACACGCAGACCGTCCAGGAGTCGGCTTCGGCCCTGTACGCGCTGCTCACCGAGAGGGGTCTGGCATGACGACCACCGTCGCACACGTCCACGACGAGACGGACGCGCCCTACGCGCTGTCGCACCTCGACGCCCTCGAGTCGGAGGCCGTGCACATCTTCCGCGAGGTGGCGGGCGAGTTCGAGAAGCCGGTGATCCTCTTCTCCGGCGGCAAGGACTCCATCGTCATGCTGCACCTCGCGCTGAAGGCGTTCGCGCCGGCGCCGGTGCCCTTCACGCTGCTGCACGTCGACACGGGTCACAACTTCCCCGAGGTGCTGGAGTACCGCGACCGCACGGTCGAGAAGCACGGCCTGCGCCTGCACGTGGCGTCCGTCCAGGACTACATCGACGCGGGCAAGCTGCGCGAGCGTCCGGACGGCACCCGCAACCCGCTGCAGACCGTCCCGCTGACCGAGGCGATCCAGAGCCTCAAGTTCGACGCCGTCTTCGGCGGCGGCCGCCGCGACGAGGAGAAGGCCCGCGCCAAGGAGCGCGTCTTCTCCCTGCGCGACGAGTTCTCCCAGTGGGACCCGCGCCGCCAGCGCCCCGAGCTGTGGCAGCTCTACAACGGCCGCCACGCGCCCGGCGAGCACGTGCGCGTCTTCCCGCTCTCCAACTGGACCGAGCTGGACGTCTGGCAGTACATCGCCCGCGAGGGCATCGAGCTGCCGGAGATCTACTTCGCCCACGAGCGCGAGGTCTTCCTCCGCAACGGCATGTGGCTGACCGCCGGCGAGTGGGGCGGCGCGAAGGAGGGCGAGGTCCCCGAGACCCGTCTCATCCGCTACCGCACCGTCGGTGACATGTCCTGCACCGGCGCCGTCGACTCCGACGCCGCCACGCTGGACGCCGTGATCGCCGAGATCGCCGTCTCCCGCCTCACCGAGCGGGGCGCCACCCGCGCCGACGACAAGATGTCCGAGGCCGCGATGGAAGACCGCAAGCGCGAAGGGTACTTCTAGAAATGACCAGCACCACCGAGCAGTTCGCCGATCTGTCGGCGACCACCCTGCTGCGCTTCGCGACCGCCGGCTCCGTCGACGACGGCAAGTCCACCCTGGTGGGCCGGCTGCTGCACGACTCGAAGTCGGTCCTGACGGACCAGATGGAGGCCGTCGAGGCGGTCTCCCAGGCCCGTGGCCAGGAGGCCCCCGACCTCGCGCTGCTCACCGACGGCCTGCGGGCCGAGCGGGAGCAGGGCATCACCATCGACGTCGCGTACCGGTACTTCGCCACCGCGCGCCGCCGGTTCATTCTCGCGGACACCCCGGGGCACGTGCAGTACACCCGGAACATGGTCACCGGCGCCTCCACCGCCGACCTGGCCGTGGTCCTGGTCGACGCCCGCAACGGCGTGATCGAGCAGACCCGCCGGCACGCGGCCGTCGCGGCACTGCTGCGCGTCCCGCACGTGGTCCTGGCCGTCAACAAGATGGACCTGGTGGGCTACGAGGAGAAGGTCTTCGCGGCCATCGCCGAGGAGTTCACCGCGTACGCCTCGGACCTGGGCGTCCCGGAGATCACCGCGATCCCGATCTCGGCCCTGGCCGGCGACAACGTGGTGGACCCGTCCGCGAACATGGACTGGTACGGCGGCCCGACGGTGCTGGAGCACCTGGAGACCGTCCCGGTCAGCCACGACCTCACCGCCTGCCCGGCGCGTTTCCCGGTGCAGTACGTGATCCGTCCGCAGTCCGCCGAGCACCCCGACTACCGCGGCTACGCGGGCCAGATCGCCTCGGGCGTGCTGCGCGTCGGCGAGGCCGTGACCGTGCTGCCCTCGGGCCGTACGAGCACCATCGTGGGCATCGACGCGCTCGGCGAGAGCGTCGACATCGCCTGGGCCCCGCAGTCGGTGACCCTGCGCCTCGCGGACGACATCGACATCTCCCGCGGCGACCTGATCGCGCCGTCCGGGAGCGCCCCGGCCACCACGCAGGACGTCGAGGCGACGGTCTGCCACGTGGCCGACCAGCCGCTGGCCGTCGGTGCCCGGGTGCTGATCAAGCACACGACGCGCACGGTCAAGGCCATCGTCAAGGAGATCCCTTCGCGGCTGACCCTCGACGACCTGTCCCAGCACCCGAACCCCGGGCAGCTGGTGGCCAACGACATCGGCCGCGTGGTCGTCCGTACCGCCGAGCCGCTCGCGCTCGACGCGTACGCCGCCTCGCGCCGCACCGGGTCCTTCCTGCTGATCGACCCGGCCGACGGAACCACCCTGGCGGCGGGCATGGCCGGCGAGTCCTTCGCCTCCAAGGCCACGACGACCGTCCAGGCAGATGAAGAAGGGTGGGACTTCTAGATCATGCTTGCCGACATCTACTCCACCTTCGCGAAGGAGGGCGGCCGCGTAGGCAGCGGCGCCCTCGGCAGCGGC
This genomic window from Streptomyces sp. NBC_01351 contains:
- a CDS encoding sulfate adenylyltransferase subunit 1 — encoded protein: MTSTTEQFADLSATTLLRFATAGSVDDGKSTLVGRLLHDSKSVLTDQMEAVEAVSQARGQEAPDLALLTDGLRAEREQGITIDVAYRYFATARRRFILADTPGHVQYTRNMVTGASTADLAVVLVDARNGVIEQTRRHAAVAALLRVPHVVLAVNKMDLVGYEEKVFAAIAEEFTAYASDLGVPEITAIPISALAGDNVVDPSANMDWYGGPTVLEHLETVPVSHDLTACPARFPVQYVIRPQSAEHPDYRGYAGQIASGVLRVGEAVTVLPSGRTSTIVGIDALGESVDIAWAPQSVTLRLADDIDISRGDLIAPSGSAPATTQDVEATVCHVADQPLAVGARVLIKHTTRTVKAIVKEIPSRLTLDDLSQHPNPGQLVANDIGRVVVRTAEPLALDAYAASRRTGSFLLIDPADGTTLAAGMAGESFASKATTTVQADEEGWDF
- the cysC gene encoding adenylyl-sulfate kinase, which gives rise to MSVSDQGATVWLTGLPSAGKTTIAYALAERLRAEGHRVEVLDGDEIREFLSAGLGFTREDRHTNVQRIGFVAELLASNGVKALVPVIAPFADSREAVRGRHATTETNYLEVHVATPVEVCSERDVKGLYAKQAAGEISGLTGVDDPYEAPVSPDLRIESHTQTVQESASALYALLTERGLA
- the cysD gene encoding sulfate adenylyltransferase subunit CysD, coding for MTTTVAHVHDETDAPYALSHLDALESEAVHIFREVAGEFEKPVILFSGGKDSIVMLHLALKAFAPAPVPFTLLHVDTGHNFPEVLEYRDRTVEKHGLRLHVASVQDYIDAGKLRERPDGTRNPLQTVPLTEAIQSLKFDAVFGGGRRDEEKARAKERVFSLRDEFSQWDPRRQRPELWQLYNGRHAPGEHVRVFPLSNWTELDVWQYIAREGIELPEIYFAHEREVFLRNGMWLTAGEWGGAKEGEVPETRLIRYRTVGDMSCTGAVDSDAATLDAVIAEIAVSRLTERGATRADDKMSEAAMEDRKREGYF